Proteins found in one Candidatus Acetothermia bacterium genomic segment:
- a CDS encoding HAD family hydrolase, translating into MDYRAKLEEFTPRHGFLVCIDSDGCVFDTMGIKQRECFCPWMVAYFGLQPVAQAARECKEFADLFSRTRGANRHITIKRILTELLPSHPQVRRRGFEVPQYPHYFAWVDDPGSSLSNDGLRKAIAQAKSEEERRELEHVLEWSERVNWAIKEIVRGIPPFPFVRESLMEGLSGKADVVVVSQTPLEALEREWAEHGIDRYASLICGQEMGTKAEQVAATARHYPKDHVLMVGDAPGDLEAAQANGVLFYPVVPGEEEAAWERFYREALERFFAGSYAGEYERELIGRFERALPERPPWEVEG; encoded by the coding sequence ATGGACTACAGGGCAAAGCTTGAGGAATTCACGCCGCGGCACGGGTTCCTGGTGTGCATCGACTCCGACGGCTGCGTGTTCGACACCATGGGAATCAAGCAACGGGAGTGCTTCTGCCCTTGGATGGTCGCGTACTTCGGCCTTCAGCCCGTGGCCCAGGCCGCCCGGGAGTGCAAGGAGTTCGCGGACCTCTTCTCCAGGACCCGGGGGGCCAACCGCCACATCACCATCAAGCGCATCCTCACCGAGCTCCTCCCCTCCCACCCCCAGGTGCGGCGACGGGGGTTCGAAGTGCCCCAGTACCCCCACTACTTCGCCTGGGTAGACGACCCGGGAAGCTCCCTCTCAAACGACGGCCTGAGGAAGGCGATCGCGCAGGCGAAATCGGAGGAGGAAAGAAGGGAGCTTGAGCACGTGCTCGAGTGGTCCGAGCGGGTGAACTGGGCCATCAAGGAGATCGTGCGGGGCATCCCCCCGTTCCCCTTCGTGCGGGAGTCCCTGATGGAGGGGCTTTCGGGGAAGGCGGACGTGGTGGTGGTCTCCCAGACCCCCCTGGAGGCGTTGGAGCGGGAGTGGGCCGAGCACGGGATCGACCGCTACGCGTCCCTCATCTGCGGCCAGGAGATGGGGACGAAAGCCGAGCAGGTCGCGGCCACCGCCCGCCACTACCCCAAGGACCACGTGCTCATGGTGGGGGATGCCCCCGGGGACCTCGAGGCGGCGCAAGCCAACGGCGTCCTCTTTTACCCCGTCGTCCCGGGGGAGGAGGAGGCCGCCTGGGAGCGCTTCTATCGGGAGGCCCTGGAGAGGTTCTTCGCGGGGAGCTACGCTGGCGAGTACGAGCGGGAGCTGATCGGGCGATTCGAGCGGGCGCTGCCGGAGCGGCCGCCGTGGGAGGTGGAGGGATGA
- a CDS encoding lactate racemase domain-containing protein translates to MFSFAPGRPIADREFREKLGEALAGFNVRAKRVLVIIPDHTRTLPMPAAFETIAEAYAPQARTLSFLIALGTHPPLTEAELARHLGPRLHDFPGVQILQHRWDDPAALAQVGTIAREEMAEISGGLLREEVPVRVNRAVLEHDFLIILGPVFPHEVVGFSGGHKYFFPGIAGPDMLHASHWLGALITNPKVNGHRDTPVRALIERAAALVPTPRAGISLVMRGQSLVGLFVGEVKGAWAAAAALSAEVNIVWADRAYSTVLSMAPAMYRELWTAGKCMYKLEPVVEDGGALIIYAPHLHEVSVTHGEWILTVGYHTRDYFLAQWDKYRDVPWAVLAHSTHVKGIGTYRGGVERPRIEVVLATGIPENVCRRINLGYQDPASIRPEAFMGREKEGVLAVPNAGEMLWRLADGTVPDIDRL, encoded by the coding sequence ATGTTCTCCTTCGCCCCCGGTCGCCCCATCGCCGACCGGGAGTTCCGCGAGAAGCTGGGCGAGGCCTTGGCCGGGTTCAACGTCCGCGCAAAACGCGTGCTCGTGATCATCCCCGACCACACCCGCACCCTGCCCATGCCGGCCGCGTTCGAGACGATCGCCGAGGCCTATGCCCCCCAGGCCCGGACGCTCTCGTTCCTCATCGCCCTGGGGACCCACCCGCCCTTGACCGAAGCCGAGCTCGCCCGCCACCTTGGGCCCCGACTCCACGATTTCCCTGGCGTCCAGATCCTCCAGCATCGGTGGGACGACCCGGCGGCGCTGGCCCAGGTCGGGACCATCGCCCGGGAGGAGATGGCGGAGATCTCGGGAGGCCTCCTGCGGGAGGAGGTGCCGGTACGCGTCAACCGCGCGGTGCTGGAGCACGACTTTCTGATCATCTTGGGACCGGTGTTTCCCCACGAGGTGGTCGGGTTCTCCGGCGGGCACAAGTACTTCTTCCCCGGGATCGCCGGGCCGGATATGCTCCACGCCTCCCACTGGCTGGGGGCGCTCATCACCAACCCCAAGGTGAACGGCCATCGCGACACCCCGGTGCGGGCGCTGATCGAGCGGGCCGCGGCCCTGGTGCCCACCCCGCGCGCCGGGATCTCGCTCGTCATGCGCGGCCAAAGCCTCGTGGGGTTGTTCGTCGGCGAGGTGAAGGGCGCATGGGCGGCGGCGGCCGCGCTCTCCGCCGAGGTGAACATCGTGTGGGCCGATCGGGCCTATTCCACCGTGCTGTCCATGGCCCCGGCGATGTACCGGGAGCTGTGGACGGCCGGCAAATGCATGTACAAGCTGGAGCCGGTAGTCGAGGATGGGGGAGCCCTCATCATCTACGCCCCTCACCTGCACGAGGTATCAGTGACCCATGGGGAGTGGATCCTCACGGTGGGCTACCACACCCGCGACTACTTCCTCGCCCAGTGGGATAAGTACAGGGACGTCCCGTGGGCCGTGCTCGCCCACTCCACCCACGTCAAGGGGATCGGCACGTACCGGGGCGGGGTGGAACGGCCCCGGATCGAGGTCGTCCTGGCCACGGGGATCCCGGAAAACGTGTGCCGTCGGATCAACCTGGGGTACCAGGACCCCGCGTCCATCCGGCCCGAGGCGTTCATGGGCCGGGAGAAAGAAGGGGTCTTGGCGGTGCCCAACGCCGGAGAGATGCTGTGGCGGCTCGCCGACGGTACAGTGCCCGATATCGACCGGCTCTGA
- a CDS encoding metal-sensitive transcriptional regulator, producing MERIGSLHEEPMLKGQLLRQVRTAEGHLAGIGKMIEEDAYCVDILKQIAAVQGILGRTARALAASHTRHCVRHAIEEGHGEEKIEELFEALKYLRHF from the coding sequence ATGGAACGGATCGGGAGTCTGCACGAAGAGCCGATGCTCAAGGGCCAGCTCCTGCGCCAGGTCCGCACCGCGGAAGGGCATCTCGCGGGGATCGGGAAGATGATCGAAGAGGATGCCTACTGCGTGGACATCCTCAAGCAGATCGCCGCCGTCCAGGGGATCCTGGGCCGCACCGCCCGGGCCCTGGCCGCGTCCCACACCCGCCACTGCGTCCGCCACGCGATCGAGGAGGGCCATGGCGAGGAGAAGATCGAGGAGCTGTTCGAGGCCCTCAAGTACCTCCGCCATTTCTAG
- the gndA gene encoding NADP-dependent phosphogluconate dehydrogenase, which produces MKANLGVIGLAVMGQNLALNVESKGHPVAVYNRTADRTKAFAERTQGRKVVPAYTLQEFVATLERPRAILVMVKAGSPVDDVLAELFPLLAPGDLVMDGGNSHYDDTDRRLKLAEDRGLLYLGVGISGGEAGALHGPAIMAGGHLEGYARVKGILTKIAAQGPEGPCCGYFGPGSAGHYVKMVHNGIEYAIMQTLAEAYDLMKRGLGMSPHEMADLFGEWNRGELGSYLLEITEGILRTCDPETGAPLVELIKDTAQQKGTGKWSTQSALDIGAPAPTIAAAVFARIVSALKDERAHAEKLIPGPEPHLAADRAGFLADLHHAVYLTAVSAYAQGLRQLRDASQERGYGLDLAEVARVWMAGCIIRAKLLVPIRQALTAQPDLPILFLAEPFRSRWHDHHTSLRRIVAEAHRHGIPTPAMSSALEFVDAYRTGRLPANLIQAQRDWFGAHTYERVDRPGTFHTEWGSPRSRDASGGKTQGEAG; this is translated from the coding sequence ATGAAGGCGAACCTCGGTGTGATTGGCCTCGCGGTGATGGGGCAGAACCTGGCCCTGAACGTAGAGAGCAAGGGCCACCCGGTGGCGGTGTACAACCGCACCGCCGACCGGACCAAGGCATTTGCGGAGCGGACGCAAGGCCGGAAGGTGGTGCCCGCCTATACGCTTCAGGAGTTCGTGGCCACCCTTGAACGGCCGCGGGCGATCCTGGTGATGGTCAAGGCCGGCTCCCCGGTGGATGACGTGCTCGCCGAGCTTTTCCCTCTACTCGCCCCCGGGGACCTGGTGATGGACGGGGGTAACTCCCATTACGACGACACGGACCGGCGTTTGAAGCTCGCCGAGGACCGGGGCCTCCTGTACCTCGGGGTCGGGATCTCCGGGGGCGAGGCCGGGGCCCTCCATGGCCCGGCGATCATGGCCGGCGGCCACCTGGAAGGCTACGCACGGGTGAAAGGGATCCTGACCAAGATCGCCGCCCAGGGGCCGGAAGGCCCATGCTGCGGGTACTTCGGCCCGGGCTCCGCGGGGCACTACGTGAAAATGGTTCATAACGGAATTGAATACGCGATCATGCAAACCCTGGCCGAGGCCTACGACCTCATGAAGCGCGGGCTCGGGATGTCCCCCCACGAGATGGCCGACCTCTTCGGGGAATGGAACCGGGGGGAGCTCGGCTCGTATCTCCTGGAGATCACCGAGGGCATCCTCCGCACCTGCGACCCCGAGACGGGCGCCCCCCTGGTAGAGCTGATCAAGGATACCGCTCAGCAGAAGGGGACCGGGAAGTGGTCCACGCAGTCGGCGCTGGACATCGGCGCACCGGCGCCGACCATCGCCGCCGCCGTGTTCGCCCGGATCGTATCCGCGCTGAAGGACGAGCGTGCCCACGCTGAGAAGCTCATCCCCGGGCCCGAGCCGCATCTGGCGGCCGACCGCGCCGGGTTCCTCGCCGATCTCCACCACGCGGTGTACCTGACCGCTGTTTCCGCCTATGCCCAGGGCCTGAGGCAGCTCAGGGACGCCTCCCAGGAGCGGGGCTACGGCCTCGATCTCGCCGAGGTGGCCCGGGTGTGGATGGCGGGGTGCATCATCCGTGCGAAACTGCTCGTGCCCATCCGCCAAGCGCTCACGGCGCAGCCAGACCTGCCCATCCTGTTCCTGGCCGAGCCGTTCCGGTCGCGGTGGCACGACCACCACACCTCCCTCAGGCGGATCGTGGCCGAAGCCCACCGGCACGGGATCCCCACTCCAGCCATGAGCTCGGCCCTGGAGTTCGTGGACGCCTACCGCACCGGGCGGCTCCCGGCCAACTTGATCCAAGCCCAGCGGGACTGGTTCGGCGCCCACACCTACGAGCGGGTGGACCGCCCAGGGACGTTCCACACCGAATGGGGGTCCCCCAGAAGCCGTGATGCTTCTGGGGGCAAAACCCAAGGGGAGGCTGGGTGA